The DNA window GACCGTCGTCGTCCCGACCGCCACCACGCGTCGCCCCGCCTCCACCGCCCGATTGATCGCAGCCGCCGTCTCCTGCGGAATCCGGTACCACTCGCGATGTAGCTTGTGCTCCTCCACGTTTTCCACATGCACCGGCTGAAACGTCCCCAGCCCGACATGCAGCGTGATCTCGGCCGCCTCAATTCCCCGCGCCCGCATGCGCTCCAGAATTTCCGGCGTGAAGTGCAGCCCCGCCGTCGGCGCCGCCACCGATCCTGGCGCGCGCGCATAAACTGTCTGATATCGTGTGCGATCTGCCGGCTCATCTGGCCTCGCGATATACGGAGGCAACGGCACATGCCCAATCCGCTCCACCACGGCAAAGAAATCCCCTACCGGCTCGAACCGCAGCGTCCGCTCGCCAAACTCCCCGCGCCCCATCACCTCCGCCCGCAACTCATCCTTCTCGCCAAAGAACAACTTCTCCCCCACGCCGATCTTTCTACCTGGCCTCACCAGCGCACTCCAGACCAGCGGACTCTCCGCCGTCGACCATCGACCGCCGACGGTCGACCAATTTTCGTTTTCCGCCATCGACCATCGGCCATCGGCCATCGACGGCCTGACCAGCAGCGCCTCCACCCTTCCGCGGAGGTGCTCCCTTGCCGCCGGGTTCCATTTGCCCACCGGCTGCGATCTCGCCCCGCTGCGTCGCCCATGCAAGCGCGCTGGGAATACTCGCGTGTTGTTGAACACCACCAGGTCGTTCGCCCGCAGCAGGTCAGGAAACTCGCGGAACCCGCGGTCCTCCAGCTTCCCGGTCTCTCGCACCAGGTGCAGCATGCGTGACGCCGCCCGGTCCGCCAGCGGCTCCTGCGCAATCAACTCATCCGGAAGGTGGTAATCGAAATCAGATACGAGCACAGGTAAGTTTTAATCGAAAACCGGTCGATCAGTCTTTCGGTCTATCAGCCTTTCAGTCTTTCAGTCAGTCGCTCCCCGCTGCGAAAGACCGATCAACCGAAAGACTGACTGACCGATCGACCCGGAGTTGCCAATCCCCAAGCGCCCGTCGTACCATGCTCGGGCCGCGCAGAGTTTGTATACTACATGTGTAGTTAATGAAGAGCGAACGCCAAAACCGCGAAGACATTGTGCGCTTGGGCCGCATGCTCCACCAGCGCGGCTACGTCGCCGCCACCGACGGCAATCTCTCCGTCCGCCTCGACCACGAAACTATCCTCTCCACTCCCACGGGCATGAGCAAGGGCATGTTGGAGCCCGAGGACCTGGTCGTCGTGGACATGCAAGGGAAGCGCGTCACCGGCCACCGCCAGGTATCCAGTGAGATCGGCATGCACCTGCTGATCTACTCTCACCGTCCGGACGCGCACGGGATCGTGCACGCGCATCCGCCCACGGCCACCGGATACGCCGCCGCCGGACTGCCGCTGAACCAGGCGCTGGTCTCGGAAATCGTGCTCTCGCTCGGCTGCATTCCGCTGGCGCGCTACGCCACGCCGGGCACCCCCGAACTGGTACAGGCCCTGGAGCCGCTGGTCCCGCAGTATGACGCCATCCTCATGGCCAACCACGGCGTAGTCACCTACGGCGACGACCTCACGCGCGCCTACATGAAAAT is part of the Terriglobia bacterium genome and encodes:
- a CDS encoding class II aldolase/adducin family protein; this translates as MKSERQNREDIVRLGRMLHQRGYVAATDGNLSVRLDHETILSTPTGMSKGMLEPEDLVVVDMQGKRVTGHRQVSSEIGMHLLIYSHRPDAHGIVHAHPPTATGYAAAGLPLNQALVSEIVLSLGCIPLARYATPGTPELVQALEPLVPQYDAILMANHGVVTYGDDLTRAYMKMETVEHFAQIALVTHLLGRQQLLTQDEVGKLIDARERYGLTGPPKAPSCPVTASSPGAPTPARGTETSKPQEGGGKITVTREELAAIVEDALRQTGKRRW
- the queA gene encoding tRNA preQ1(34) S-adenosylmethionine ribosyltransferase-isomerase QueA is translated as MLVSDFDYHLPDELIAQEPLADRAASRMLHLVRETGKLEDRGFREFPDLLRANDLVVFNNTRVFPARLHGRRSGARSQPVGKWNPAAREHLRGRVEALLVRPSMADGRWSMAENENWSTVGGRWSTAESPLVWSALVRPGRKIGVGEKLFFGEKDELRAEVMGRGEFGERTLRFEPVGDFFAVVERIGHVPLPPYIARPDEPADRTRYQTVYARAPGSVAAPTAGLHFTPEILERMRARGIEAAEITLHVGLGTFQPVHVENVEEHKLHREWYRIPQETAAAINRAVEAGRRVVAVGTTTVRTLEYAALRSQKSGTGSPKVQAGAGEADVFIYPGFQFRVVGAMLTNFHLPKSTLLMMVSAFAGREFVRLAYRHAVERKYRFYSYGDCMFVE